Proteins encoded within one genomic window of Terriglobales bacterium:
- a CDS encoding heparan-alpha-glucosaminide N-acetyltransferase domain-containing protein — protein sequence MSTTAYAAQTTVIDRPAQTRIASVDLLRGMVMILMAIDHVRVFSGVPAGGPTPGVFFTRWVTHFCAPAFIFLAGTSAFLYGRRHTNLSGFLLTRGLWLIVLEFTVLRLAWTFNLDFRHYEMAGVIWVIGICMVLMAGLVKLPLKALAAFGLVVIAAHNLADSRLFSWAEHLNEHSASGLWKILYVGFYAGPVHLGSLQLFVLYSIIPWIGVIAAGYAFGKILTFEPTRRRKLCLTIGFSAIGLFLVLRGFNLYGDPSAWHPGSRMPAVLAFLNTTKYPASLCFLLMTLGPAIVSIPLIESASGAIARVVNVFGRVPFFYYVLHIPLIHALALIVSKLRFGYVNPWLFTNHPMANPRPPVGYTWDLWLLYLVWAIAIALLYFPCRRFAALKARRTEWWLRYL from the coding sequence GCGGATTGCTTCGGTCGATTTACTCCGCGGCATGGTGATGATCCTTATGGCCATCGATCATGTGCGTGTGTTTTCCGGCGTGCCCGCGGGCGGACCAACACCGGGCGTCTTCTTCACGCGATGGGTGACACACTTCTGCGCGCCTGCATTTATCTTTCTCGCGGGTACGAGCGCATTCCTTTACGGCCGCAGACACACAAACCTCTCGGGCTTTCTGCTCACTCGAGGCCTGTGGTTGATTGTTTTGGAATTCACAGTCTTACGCCTCGCTTGGACCTTTAACCTCGATTTCCGGCACTACGAAATGGCAGGAGTGATTTGGGTGATCGGAATTTGCATGGTGCTTATGGCGGGCCTAGTGAAGCTGCCGCTGAAGGCGCTGGCAGCATTTGGGCTCGTCGTGATTGCCGCGCATAACCTCGCTGACTCGCGTCTTTTCTCCTGGGCTGAGCATTTGAACGAGCACTCCGCGTCGGGACTTTGGAAAATTCTGTACGTCGGCTTCTACGCTGGACCGGTGCACTTGGGCAGCCTGCAACTGTTCGTGCTGTACTCAATTATTCCGTGGATCGGAGTGATTGCCGCTGGCTATGCGTTCGGCAAGATTCTGACATTCGAGCCAACGCGCAGGCGAAAACTGTGCCTGACAATTGGCTTCTCGGCCATCGGTCTTTTCCTCGTACTGCGCGGATTCAATCTCTACGGCGATCCCTCCGCCTGGCATCCCGGATCGCGCATGCCTGCAGTGCTCGCGTTTCTGAATACTACGAAATATCCAGCATCGCTCTGCTTCCTCCTGATGACGCTTGGGCCGGCGATTGTCAGTATTCCGCTGATTGAGTCAGCGTCCGGTGCGATCGCGCGGGTGGTAAACGTCTTTGGGCGCGTACCGTTCTTCTATTACGTGTTACATATCCCTCTGATCCATGCGCTCGCGCTCATCGTGTCCAAGCTGCGGTTTGGTTATGTGAATCCGTGGCTCTTCACGAATCACCCCATGGCGAATCCGCGACCTCCTGTGGGTTACACGTGGGATCTCTGGCTGCTGTATCTCGTGTGGGCGATTGCAATTGCGTTGCTTTACTTCCCCTGCCGCAGGTTTGCTGCCTTGAAAGCACGAAGAACGGAGTGGTGGCTGCGGTATCTCTAG